One bacterium genomic window, TCCCCTGGACCCCGTGGATTTTCTGCGTCTTGCTGGCCGCTGCCCTGGGCAGCCACCTGCGCATGACCGTCTGGAGCATGAGCAAAGGGCTCAAGTTCGCCCTGATGCTGCCCTTCGAGTTCCTGACCAAGATGGCCTGGGTTTTCGGCATCGCCCAAGGAGGCTTCTGGTTGCTCCGGGGGCACAACCCCTCTCCCCGGGATCTGTAATGCTGTTGCCGAACATTCCGCCGGAGGTCTTCGCCCTCTATGCCGGGCTTTCCTGGTGGGAACGGGCCCATATCTGGCTGCGGTGGAAGCTCTGCCCGTTCCGTGCCATCGCCGCGCAGGTCCCCGCGGCGGGATCGGTCGCCGATATCGGTTGCGGCCGGGGGATGTTGGCCAATTACCTGGCCCTGACTTCCCCGTCCCGTTCGGTGATCGGCCTCGACCGCCAGGCCCAGCGGATCCGGGCGGCCCTGACCACCGTCGGCTCCCGGAGCAATATCTCCTTCAGAAACCAGGACGTCCGGGAGATGAGGGACGAAGTCTTCGACACCGTCATTCTCAGCGACATGCTCCACCACCTCACCTATCCCGACCAGGAGGCTTTTCTCGGGCATTGTTACCGTATGGTTCGTCCGGGGGGGCTCCTCCTGCTCGAGGACGTCGGGGAGGTCCCCCGGTGGAAGTTCGTCTCCCATTATCTGATCGACCGGACCCTCAATCTGGGGAGGGGACAGAATTTCCGTACCCGGGAGCAATGGCGCCGGTTGTTGCAGGGTCTGGGCTTCGCGGTGGAAACCGTCCCCGTGCACCGTCGGCTCCCGCTCCCCGATTACCTGTTCGTCTGCCGGAAACCTCCGGAGAGCGCCGATGTCCCTTCCGGCTAAGATCGGGCTGGGGTTGCGCTTCCCGGAGACGCTCGGGGAACGGTTCCGGGCCCGGCGGGCGCCCCGCCGCCTTCCCCGCGACCCCGACGGGTCGCTGCGCCTGGAAGCCCCGCTTCCGGTCACCCTGAGCCTGAACGTGATCCACGCCTGCAACCTGCGCTGCCGCATGTGCGGACAATGGCGCCGCGAAGACGGATCGCGTCCGGAACGGCTGGAGCCGGAGGCCCTGCGGCCGGTGATCGACGCCGTCGCCCCCGCCAAGCCCAAGATCTATATCTGGGGGGGGGAACCGCTGATCCATCCCCGGATCGACGAGATCGTCGGCTACGTCAAGAGCCGCTCCCTCTACACCGTCGTCAACACCAACGGGGTGCTGCTCGAGCGGCACGCCGACCGGCTCGTCGAACTGGGGGTGGACGGCCTCGATATTTCGATCGACGGCCCCCGGGAGATCCACGACCGGGTGAGGGGGGTGCCGGGGACCTACGACCGGGTCATGAAAGGCGTGGAAGCGGTCGTCCGCCGCCGCCGCCGGAAACCGATGATCAAGGCCGTCTCCGTGATCACGGCCGATTCTCTTCCCTCCCTCGACCAAACCCTGAAAGAAATCGCCCGCAGCGGTTTCGATGCCGCCATCTTCAATCTGGGTTGGTTCGCCACGGAGGAGGTCGGCCGGGCGACGGAACGGTATTTCTCCCGCCACCTGGGCTGCGAGGCCAGGTCGTGGAAAGATTTCGTCGGGGTGCTGGGGACGGTCGATCCGGCGGAAGTGGCGAAGTTCATGCGCCGGGCTTCCCGGATCGGTTTTCCGGTGTTCTTCATACCCGCCGTCCGGCCGGAGCAGG contains:
- a CDS encoding class I SAM-dependent methyltransferase, with the protein product MLLPNIPPEVFALYAGLSWWERAHIWLRWKLCPFRAIAAQVPAAGSVADIGCGRGMLANYLALTSPSRSVIGLDRQAQRIRAALTTVGSRSNISFRNQDVREMRDEVFDTVILSDMLHHLTYPDQEAFLGHCYRMVRPGGLLLLEDVGEVPRWKFVSHYLIDRTLNLGRGQNFRTREQWRRLLQGLGFAVETVPVHRRLPLPDYLFVCRKPPESADVPSG
- a CDS encoding radical SAM protein, yielding MSLPAKIGLGLRFPETLGERFRARRAPRRLPRDPDGSLRLEAPLPVTLSLNVIHACNLRCRMCGQWRREDGSRPERLEPEALRPVIDAVAPAKPKIYIWGGEPLIHPRIDEIVGYVKSRSLYTVVNTNGVLLERHADRLVELGVDGLDISIDGPREIHDRVRGVPGTYDRVMKGVEAVVRRRRRKPMIKAVSVITADSLPSLDQTLKEIARSGFDAAIFNLGWFATEEVGRATERYFSRHLGCEARSWKDFVGVLGTVDPAEVAKFMRRASRIGFPVFFIPAVRPEQVEEYYSRPASFLGRRTCYMPWLSPDIRPGGDVTFCPDFPDYTIGNINTDSFPLLWNGEKAIRFRRALRDHGLFPLCSRCCGLYAFGGGV